CTGGTGACGCAGGCGCAGGCCGGCGATGAATTCATAGGCCTCGATCAGGTCCTGGGCGGTCTCCCGGTGCATGACGCCGCGCTCACCCGCCGCGCGCAGGCGCTCCAGGGTGTTGACCGCGGCGATGCCGTTGACCAGGGCGTAGAGCCTCGCGATGTCGACGATGGGGATGAGCCCTTCGCGCTTGAGGTCCAGGGTGTCGGCCTGCTCCTCGTGGGTGCTGAGCACGAAGCCGTTGAAGATGCCCAGCGGTGCCCGGTGGCGCAGGGTGTTGCCGGCCAGGTGGGCGTGGAAGATCTGGTTCTCCTGGCAATCCTCGAGCACGCCACTGCGCAGTTCTTCCAGCAACTCCTGCTCGCCCGTGATCAGGCGCAGGTCGAAGAAGTTGGCCACATACATCATCGACTTGCGTTCAGGCGCTTCGATCCAGCCGCGGAAATAGCGCCGCCACTGGGCCAGCGGTTGGCGCCACTGCGGATTGCGCGCCATCACCTCACCCGGGCAGAGGACGAAGCCGCAGGCGTCCAGCCCCTGGTTCACCCGCTCGGCCAGGCCCTCGAACCAGGGGCCGTGGCGGGTGGGGTCGTAGCGGTCGTCGAGCAGCAGCAGGTTGTCCTGGTCGGAGCTGAGCGTCATCTCGCGCCGGCTCTGCGAGCCCACGGATACCCAGGCATAGGGGACGGGCGCGGGGCCGAGTGCGGCCTCGGCCAGTTCGACCAGGCGCCGCGTGGCAGCATCGGCGATGGAGGTGACGACCTGCTGCACGTCGCTGCCACGCGCACCCGTGCCCACCAGGCGCAGCTGGATCTCCGGCAGCTCGGCGCAGGCGCGGGCCACGGCCTCGGGGGAGTCGCAGCGTTCGATGTCGGCAACGAGGTAGACCGCGCTGGTGGCCTGCTGGCGCACGAAGTCGATGGCGGTGACCAGGCCCACGGGCCGTCCCGCGTCCACCACCGGCAGGTGCCGGATGTTGCGGCGGGTCATCTCCAGCAGGGCCTCGAAGGCGGACATGTCCGGGGAGACGGTATAGAGGCGGGTGGTCATGATCCGCGCCACCGGCTCCTCGGGCGAGACCTCGCCGACCACGCAGTGGCGACGCAGGTCGTGGTCGGTGATGAGCCCGGCCAGCTCGCCGTTCTTCAGCACCAGCAGCCCCGAGGTCTTGCGGTCCATCATGCGGCCTGCCGCCTCGCGGATGCTGGCCTCGGCCGGGATGCCGTAGTCCAGCGGCCGCAGCAGGTCGCTGACGTCCAGGCGGGTGATGTCGCTGGCCGGCGTGCGGTCGGTCTGCAGCCGCGTGTAGGCCTGCTGCAGGCGCTTGCCGGCCGATGCCCGGAAGTAGCCGTCCAGTACCGGGAAGCTGGTGCGCAGGTGGTCCAGACGCCCGCAGGGCAGCAGATAGACGAGGCTGTCCTCGACGATGCGACCGGTGATGTCTTCACCCAGCGGGGGCTGGTCCTGCAGGGCCTCGCCGAGGCAGGTGTCGGCATATACCTCGCCCTCCTGCAGGCGCTCGACCAGGCGGTTGCCCGCATCGCGAAACTCCGCCGCGCCGGTGCGAAACAGGTACAGCGACGTCGTATCGTCTCCCGCATCGGCGGGTGGGAAGGGGCTGCCATGGCGCAGGTAGCGGATGGAGAGCTCGCGCGCGATGTGCTCGCGTGCCTCGTCCGTACACGCATCGAAGGGTGCATGCCCGGCGAGGAACTGACAGATGTCGGCGAGTTCGGCGTCCATGGGTTCGATTCGGGTTCTACTTCGATCCGGTTGGGTGAGGTGCGGTACCCGTGATCAACGGGTCGTCATCCCGAATCCTTTTCTCATCAGGCCGTTGCGCGGCGTGATCAGAAAAGGATTGCCTCCAGGGTAAAAACGCAGGGCCGGGGTGACCCCGACCCTGCGTCCGTTCATCCGTGCTGCTTAGCCGAGGTTCTTCGGCACACGGATATCTTCCACCAGATGCTGGATGTGATCCGGCGGCGGGGTGGTCAGCTTCGACACCACGAAGGCGGTCACGAAGTTGAGCAGCGCACCCACGGCGCCGAAGGACTCGGGCTGAATGCCGAGGAACCAGTTGCTGGCGTTGTTGGCCATCATCTCGGTGCCCGGGATGAAGAACCATCCCTTGAACCAGAAGATGTAGATCAGGGTGCTGAACAGGCCCACCAGCATGCCGGCGATGGCACCGGTGCTGTTCAGGCGCTTGTAGAAGATACCCATGATCAGGGCCGGGAACAGCGAGGAGGCGGCCAGACCGAAGGCCAGTGCCACCACCTGTGCGGCGAAGCCCGGCGGATGCAGACCCAGCCAGCCGGCCACCAGGATGGCGCCCGCCATGGCGATGCGTGCCGACAGGAGCTCGGCCTTCTCCGAGATGTCGGGCACGAATACCCCCTTGAGCAGGTCATGCGAGACCGCCGAGGAGATGGCCATCAGCAGGCCTGCCGCGGTGGACAGTGCCGCCGCCAGACCACCGGCCACGACCAGGGCGATGACCCAGTTCGGCAGGTTGGCGATCTCGGGGTTGGCCAGCACCATGATGTCGCGGTCGACCTTCAGTTCGCTCTCATCCGCCGCCGCACGGTACTGGATGCGGCCGTCACCGTTCTTGTCCTCGAACTTGAGCAGACCGGTGGTCTCCCAGTTCTGGAACCAGGTCGGGCGGTCCTCGTACTTGAGCGCACCGTCTTCAGCGGCAATCGGGCCCGGCTGCACGGTGTTGATCAGGTTGTAGAAGGACATCGCACCCACGGCCGGAGCGGTGGTGTAGAGGATGGCGATGAAGAACAGCGCCCAGCCGGCGGAGGCACGCGCGTCACGCACCTTCGGCACGGTGAAGAAGCGCACGATGACGTGCGGCAGACCCGCCGTACCGATCATGAGCGACAGCGTCAGTGCCACCATGTTGAGCGTGGTGCCCTTCATGACGGTGTACTGCGCGAAGCCCAGCTCCACCAGCACCTGGTCGAGCTTGGCCAGCAGGTGCGTGCCGTCGGCCACCGTGCTGCCCAGGCCCAGCTGCGGGAGCGGGTTGCCGGTGAGCTGCAGCGAGATGAAGATCGCCGGTACGGTGTAGGCGAAGATCAGCACCACGTACTGGGCGATCTGGGTATAGGTGATACCCTTCATGCCGCCGAGCACCGCGTAGATGAACACGATCGCCATGCCGCTGAACAGGCCGGTGTTGTAGTCCACTTCCAGGAAGCGGGAGAAGGCCACGCCAATGCCCTTCATCTGGCCGATGACGTAGGTGATCGAGGCCACGATCAGGCAGATGACGGCGACGATGCGCGCGGTCTGCGAGTAGTAGCGCTCACCGATGAACTCCGGCACGGTGAACTTGCCGTACTTGCGCAGGTAGGGCGCGAGCAGCATGGCAAGCAGCACGTAGCCGCCGGTCCAGCCCATCAGGTACACCGAGGCATCATAGCCGTTGAAGGCGATGAGGCCGGCCATGGAGATAAAGGATGCCGCGGACATCCAGTCCGCCGCGGTGGCCATGCCGTTGGCGACGGGGTGGACCCCCTTGCCCGCGACATAGAATTCGCCGGTGCTGGACGCGCGGCTCCAGATGGCAATGCCGATATAGAGCGCGAACGTCGCACCGACGACGATCCAGGTCATTGTTTCGAGAGTCATTATGGAATCTCCCCCTTAGTCTTCGTGAACGCCGAATTCGCGATCAAGCTTGTTCATGCGCCAGGCGTAGAAGAAGATCAGCACCAGGAAGGTGTAGATCGACCCCTGCTGGGCAAACCAGAAACCGAGCTTGTAGCCACCGATCTGAATGGCGTTGAGCGGTTCGACCAGAATGATCCCGAACAGATAGGACGCGACAAACCAGATCACCAGACAGGAGATCAGTAGTTTGAGGTTCGCGGCCCAGTACTCCCTCGTCTTACCTGAGAGTTCCATGGTGTCCTCCCGTGTCTTCGTTGTGGTTGGAATTTACGTACGTCATTTCACTTTTCCTTGCTTCTTTCACCTTGCCTTGCTTGGTTCTCAGCCTGACTACAGCTGATATTCCAGAGCCAGTTTCGACTGGAGCTTCCGTGCCTGTCGAAACGCCTCCTTCAGAATGCGTCGGTCCAGCTCGCTGAGCGTGTCCGGATCGATGTGGTTGCTGAGCTCGCGCCCCTCGCGGCTTTGCTCTGCATGCAGGCGCATGCGCAGGAACTGGATGTAGTGATAGGCATCCACCCAGGCGTCGACGTCTGGCTTGCGCAGCTTGCCGTTTTCCTGTGCACCGCGTAGCCGGTCCACGGTGTGGGTGGCATCCACTTCCGCCCCCAGGGCGATGATGCGCGCACCGTCGACGAAGGGGGTGAGGCCGTTGGTCTTGAGGTCCAGGGTGTGGTCGTGATCGCCACCGGTGGTGAGCTTGAAGTCGCGGATCACGCCAAGCGGCGGACGGATGCGCAGCGCATTGGCGGCCATCTGCCGGCGGAAGCGGCTGTTGCGCCCGGTGGCGCGCAGCAGGTGCGCGCGCAGTTCGTCCACCTCGGAAAGCGGCGGGGTGATGGGGCGGAAGTCGAAGAAGATGGAGCTCTTCAGCAGATGCTCGGGCGTACCCTGGTCGATCCAGCGGTCGAAGCGGGCGCGCCATTCCTCCGCGCTCAGGCAGCACTCCGGGTTGCTGGCCATGATGTTGCCGGGGCACAGCGGGAAGCCGCACTCGGCCAGGCCCTCGTTGATCTGTCGCGCCATGGGCAGCAGCCGCTGGCGCAGGGTGTCGGCGTCCTGGCCCTCGGGTACGCGGAACAGGATGCCGTTGTCCTGGTCGGTCTTGAGGGTCTGTTCCTGGCGGCCCTCGCTGCCGAAGGCCAGCCAGGTGTAGTCGATGTCACCGACCTCGAAGTCCTGCTCGCAGAGGGTGATCACGCGCTGGGCGATGTGGTCGTTGAGCAGGGTGATGAGCTGGGTGATCTGATCGATCTCCGCGCCCTGGGCGATCATCTGCCCGACCAGCTTGTGGATGTCGCCGGCCACCTG
This sequence is a window from Chromatiales bacterium. Protein-coding genes within it:
- a CDS encoding CBS domain-containing protein, yielding MADPKPDNQSQNGSVLGPVLDFLRRHAPFDQMEAADLEFLAKRLELSFHARGAKITDPAAGPADRFIIIKQGRVRGETPSEDEQISGNAWELVPGECFPIGALLAHRPVRTVHRAAEDCFCYELRRDDFEKLLKRSPAFNDFCTRRLANLLDQAQRRIQASTVTALSGDTALNYRVSDRMQAQTVRCTPGTVLGEALLTMREHAVGSIIVVDEAGHPLGIFTLKDLLGRVVLDERRLDTPIAEVMTPDPITIPTDAYAFEAALKMAEHGVTHLCVVERGRLAGVLSERDLFALQQISIGSVSRRITGAGSVAAVAQVAGDIHKLVGQMIAQGAEIDQITQLITLLNDHIAQRVITLCEQDFEVGDIDYTWLAFGSEGRQEQTLKTDQDNGILFRVPEGQDADTLRQRLLPMARQINEGLAECGFPLCPGNIMASNPECCLSAEEWRARFDRWIDQGTPEHLLKSSIFFDFRPITPPLSEVDELRAHLLRATGRNSRFRRQMAANALRIRPPLGVIRDFKLTTGGDHDHTLDLKTNGLTPFVDGARIIALGAEVDATHTVDRLRGAQENGKLRKPDVDAWVDAYHYIQFLRMRLHAEQSREGRELSNHIDPDTLSELDRRILKEAFRQARKLQSKLALEYQL
- a CDS encoding cation acetate symporter → MTLETMTWIVVGATFALYIGIAIWSRASSTGEFYVAGKGVHPVANGMATAADWMSAASFISMAGLIAFNGYDASVYLMGWTGGYVLLAMLLAPYLRKYGKFTVPEFIGERYYSQTARIVAVICLIVASITYVIGQMKGIGVAFSRFLEVDYNTGLFSGMAIVFIYAVLGGMKGITYTQIAQYVVLIFAYTVPAIFISLQLTGNPLPQLGLGSTVADGTHLLAKLDQVLVELGFAQYTVMKGTTLNMVALTLSLMIGTAGLPHVIVRFFTVPKVRDARASAGWALFFIAILYTTAPAVGAMSFYNLINTVQPGPIAAEDGALKYEDRPTWFQNWETTGLLKFEDKNGDGRIQYRAAADESELKVDRDIMVLANPEIANLPNWVIALVVAGGLAAALSTAAGLLMAISSAVSHDLLKGVFVPDISEKAELLSARIAMAGAILVAGWLGLHPPGFAAQVVALAFGLAASSLFPALIMGIFYKRLNSTGAIAGMLVGLFSTLIYIFWFKGWFFIPGTEMMANNASNWFLGIQPESFGAVGALLNFVTAFVVSKLTTPPPDHIQHLVEDIRVPKNLG
- a CDS encoding DUF4212 domain-containing protein is translated as MELSGKTREYWAANLKLLISCLVIWFVASYLFGIILVEPLNAIQIGGYKLGFWFAQQGSIYTFLVLIFFYAWRMNKLDREFGVHED
- a CDS encoding cyclic nucleotide-binding/CBS domain-containing protein, translating into MDAELADICQFLAGHAPFDACTDEAREHIARELSIRYLRHGSPFPPADAGDDTTSLYLFRTGAAEFRDAGNRLVERLQEGEVYADTCLGEALQDQPPLGEDITGRIVEDSLVYLLPCGRLDHLRTSFPVLDGYFRASAGKRLQQAYTRLQTDRTPASDITRLDVSDLLRPLDYGIPAEASIREAAGRMMDRKTSGLLVLKNGELAGLITDHDLRRHCVVGEVSPEEPVARIMTTRLYTVSPDMSAFEALLEMTRRNIRHLPVVDAGRPVGLVTAIDFVRQQATSAVYLVADIERCDSPEAVARACAELPEIQLRLVGTGARGSDVQQVVTSIADAATRRLVELAEAALGPAPVPYAWVSVGSQSRREMTLSSDQDNLLLLDDRYDPTRHGPWFEGLAERVNQGLDACGFVLCPGEVMARNPQWRQPLAQWRRYFRGWIEAPERKSMMYVANFFDLRLITGEQELLEELRSGVLEDCQENQIFHAHLAGNTLRHRAPLGIFNGFVLSTHEEQADTLDLKREGLIPIVDIARLYALVNGIAAVNTLERLRAAGERGVMHRETAQDLIEAYEFIAGLRLRHQADALRRGDQPDNYLDPRRLSSPERSHLKQAFRVVRTVQAALNQRYQGGRFA